In Methylotenera sp. L2L1, the following proteins share a genomic window:
- a CDS encoding class I SAM-dependent methyltransferase, whose product MSSLPIPSADAQAHSQQLASLIQDSISQHGGWLSFADFMHIVLYTPSLGYYSGGAKKFGVGGDFVTAPEISPLFAQTFANQVAQVLVETQGDVLELGAGTGKLAIDLLLSLQALKQLPDHYYILEVSAYLRQIQLESMQKQLPPALLERVVWLDALPVNFVGVMLGNEVLDAVPVHLVYKPVSADSQTLYERGVAFNGNFYWQDQPLASGELFDLVNAYGLPDDYLTEVSPAAIALISSLGSSLKHGAIIMVDYGFSAREYYHPQRNLGTLMCHYQHYAHVDPLIYVGLQDITAHVDFTSVANAGERSGLELMGFCSQAQFLMNCGILDIMSQVSPHDMARYAPLAAAAQKLLSPAEMGDLFKVIALGKGLNQALVGFASGDKSHTL is encoded by the coding sequence ATGAGTTCATTACCTATTCCTAGCGCTGATGCACAAGCGCATAGTCAACAGCTTGCTTCGTTAATTCAAGATAGCATTAGTCAACATGGTGGTTGGCTGTCATTTGCTGATTTTATGCATATAGTGCTTTATACACCTAGCCTAGGTTATTACAGCGGCGGCGCTAAAAAGTTCGGCGTAGGTGGAGACTTTGTTACCGCGCCTGAAATTTCCCCTTTGTTTGCACAAACCTTTGCCAATCAAGTGGCGCAGGTGTTAGTTGAAACGCAGGGTGATGTGCTGGAGTTGGGCGCCGGCACCGGTAAGCTTGCGATTGATCTGTTGCTTAGCTTGCAGGCGCTTAAGCAATTGCCAGACCATTATTATATTCTTGAAGTTAGTGCTTACTTGCGACAGATTCAGCTTGAATCAATGCAGAAGCAACTCCCTCCAGCGCTGCTTGAGCGAGTTGTTTGGTTGGATGCGTTACCTGTCAATTTCGTCGGTGTCATGTTGGGTAATGAGGTGCTGGATGCTGTTCCCGTGCACTTGGTATACAAGCCAGTATCTGCCGATTCACAAACCTTGTATGAGCGAGGTGTGGCGTTTAATGGCAATTTTTATTGGCAAGATCAACCATTAGCTTCTGGTGAGCTTTTTGATTTGGTGAATGCATATGGGTTGCCTGATGATTATCTGACGGAAGTAAGTCCTGCCGCAATTGCGCTGATCAGTAGTTTGGGGAGCTCATTAAAACATGGCGCTATTATCATGGTCGACTATGGTTTTTCTGCGCGTGAGTATTACCATCCACAACGTAATCTAGGGACATTAATGTGTCATTATCAGCATTATGCACACGTTGATCCGCTGATTTATGTTGGCTTACAGGATATTACTGCGCATGTGGATTTTACCAGTGTCGCTAATGCAGGTGAGCGCAGTGGTCTTGAGTTGATGGGCTTTTGTTCACAAGCACAATTTTTAATGAACTGCGGTATTTTAGATATCATGAGTCAAGTCTCTCCGCATGATATGGCGCGCTATGCACCGCTTGCCGCCGCCGCACAAAAATTACTGTCTCCTGCCGAGATGGGGGATTTATTTAAAGTAATCGCCCTAGGTAAGGGGCTTAATCAAGCATTGGTTGGCTTTGCCTCTGGCGATAAGTCGCACACGCTTTAG
- the mlaE gene encoding lipid asymmetry maintenance ABC transporter permease subunit MlaE — translation MINIIINKISRLLSGIGSRMVARIWRLGAGARLFMLAIIYSGESFKRFHLTLREIYFTGVMSLLIIIVSAFFVGMVLALQGYNTLQKYGSSEAIGVLVALALVRELGPVVTALLFAGRAGTAITAEIGLMKTTEQLSAMEMMAVNPIARVVAPRFWAGVITMPILASLFSMVGVLGGYLVAVPLIGVDDGAFWSQMQANVDVRADIINGVIKSVVFGVACTMIALFEGFDAPPTAEGVSHATTRTVVISSLTVLGLDFVLTSFMLVV, via the coding sequence ATGATTAATATAATAATTAATAAAATTTCTCGGCTTTTAAGTGGTATTGGCAGCCGAATGGTTGCGCGCATCTGGCGTTTAGGTGCGGGTGCGCGGCTGTTTATGTTGGCCATTATTTATTCAGGTGAAAGTTTTAAGCGTTTTCATCTTACATTGCGTGAAATTTACTTTACCGGCGTGATGTCATTGTTGATTATTATTGTGTCTGCGTTCTTTGTGGGCATGGTGTTAGCCTTGCAAGGCTATAACACGTTACAGAAATATGGTTCATCAGAGGCGATTGGCGTGTTGGTGGCGCTAGCGTTAGTGAGAGAGCTGGGGCCTGTGGTGACTGCCTTGTTATTTGCTGGCCGTGCAGGTACCGCGATTACCGCTGAAATTGGCTTGATGAAAACGACTGAGCAGTTATCAGCCATGGAGATGATGGCGGTTAATCCAATTGCACGCGTGGTTGCACCAAGGTTTTGGGCCGGTGTAATCACTATGCCGATACTTGCTTCTTTGTTTTCAATGGTCGGAGTGTTGGGCGGTTATTTAGTTGCAGTGCCTTTGATTGGTGTTGACGATGGTGCTTTCTGGTCGCAGATGCAAGCTAATGTAGATGTTCGCGCAGATATTATTAATGGTGTGATTAAGAGTGTTGTGTTTGGTGTTGCATGTACGATGATTGCCTTGTTTGAAGGCTTTGATGCGCCGCCAACCGCTGAGGGTGTTAGTCATGCCACCACCAGAACAGTAGTGATTTCATCGCTGACCGTATTGGGTTTAGATTTTGTATTAACATCTTTTATGCTGGTTGTTTAG
- a CDS encoding ABC transporter ATP-binding protein, with the protein MTSNIVEIDNLSFGYNGRLLHKGINMVFPKRKVVAIMGGSGSGKTTLLRLIGGQIKPTKGEVRVDGHVVHEQSRDDIYQLRRTMGMLFQHGALFTDLSVFDNVAFPMRELTDLPESMIRDLVLLKLNAVGLRGAHKFMPTELSGGMARRVALARAVALDPNIIMYDEPFAGLDPISMGVICGLIRSLNDALGATSIIVSHDVKETFLIADYVYFVANGEVTAEGTPEDLMQSTLPFVHQFVHGEKDGPVPFHYAAPDYRAQLLG; encoded by the coding sequence ATGACATCAAATATTGTAGAAATTGATAATCTTTCCTTTGGGTACAACGGTCGCTTATTGCATAAAGGCATTAACATGGTTTTTCCTAAGAGAAAAGTCGTGGCCATTATGGGTGGTAGCGGTAGCGGCAAGACCACATTGTTACGTTTGATTGGTGGGCAAATTAAGCCGACTAAAGGCGAAGTGCGCGTTGATGGGCATGTGGTGCATGAGCAAAGTCGTGATGACATTTATCAATTACGTCGTACAATGGGCATGTTGTTTCAGCACGGTGCTTTATTTACCGATCTAAGCGTATTTGATAATGTCGCATTTCCAATGCGTGAGTTAACAGATTTGCCTGAGTCTATGATTCGAGACTTGGTGTTGCTCAAGCTTAATGCAGTAGGTTTGCGCGGCGCGCACAAGTTTATGCCAACCGAGTTGTCTGGAGGTATGGCACGTCGCGTGGCATTAGCAAGAGCCGTCGCATTAGATCCAAATATCATCATGTACGATGAGCCGTTCGCTGGCCTAGACCCCATCTCGATGGGCGTGATCTGTGGCTTAATTCGCAGTCTGAATGATGCCCTAGGCGCAACGTCCATTATTGTTTCGCACGATGTAAAAGAAACTTTCTTGATTGCTGATTACGTCTACTTTGTTGCCAATGGGGAAGTTACAGCAGAGGGTACTCCTGAAGATTTAATGCAGTCTACCCTGCCATTTGTTCACCAGTTTGTGCATGGTGAAAAAGATGGCCCGGTGCCTTTCCATTATGCCGCGCCTGATTATCGCGCTCAGTTGTTGGGTTGA
- a CDS encoding sensor histidine kinase, with product MRSLYQFYQLALNNHDRLMALMMLSLHALLIWGGSGHLQTALLLCHYGFFLLWQPVMRQSDKLSWKMVGIVLVGAYFTTFLTNWWVTAFWIAGLFSLIGGRVLSSEASHSKVPNILAASYLLAILLLWVVPKLLDANNDLLAAELLLIYVLPILPLTILFLSAKKNSPAYTPNIDFFYTLLIFLLTIIVILSSFTIGIVWQIHYVKLLIFTVFGLAITLVAISWLWNPSATFSGLELLMSRYLLSIGLPFEQWIRKIAAFAENETSAEGFLQASMRELAALNWVSGVSWHSNDTHQEIGETTHFISTFSFQQLHLTLYSRWQFTPAMYLHVQLLTQILGEFYEAKRREETISQNAYMQSLYETGSRLTHDIKNILQSLGTLSAAAEQSNHAEDDARLVDLIKKQLPRLSQRLSSTLNKLEEPGIEKKNQAKVSHWWKNFKQLNAHYQVQFEAPTHLPKTDIDPDVLDSVVDNLIQNALEKARLEVGININVCLMPSSHFCIEVTDTGSAIPNEVAEKLFKSHVSSKSGLGVGLYHAAQQAENAGYLLSLTDNANGEVRFRLEKVSE from the coding sequence ATGCGATCTCTTTATCAGTTTTACCAGCTAGCACTTAACAATCATGACCGCCTAATGGCACTCATGATGCTGTCATTACATGCGCTTTTAATCTGGGGGGGTAGCGGTCATTTGCAAACTGCACTACTGCTATGCCATTACGGTTTCTTTTTGTTATGGCAGCCAGTCATGCGCCAAAGCGATAAGTTATCTTGGAAAATGGTGGGTATCGTACTCGTCGGCGCCTACTTCACCACTTTTCTTACTAACTGGTGGGTCACCGCATTTTGGATTGCAGGACTATTTTCATTGATTGGTGGGCGCGTACTATCGAGTGAGGCCTCACATTCAAAAGTCCCAAACATCCTTGCTGCTTCGTATCTACTTGCCATTCTTCTACTTTGGGTTGTGCCCAAACTACTTGACGCAAATAACGACTTACTTGCTGCAGAGCTACTCCTTATTTATGTATTGCCAATACTTCCACTCACCATTTTATTTTTATCTGCTAAAAAGAATAGCCCAGCATACACGCCCAATATTGACTTCTTTTACACCTTACTCATATTCTTACTGACAATAATTGTCATATTAAGTAGCTTTACGATTGGCATCGTCTGGCAAATTCATTATGTAAAACTGCTTATTTTTACTGTTTTTGGCCTAGCAATCACATTGGTTGCGATTAGTTGGCTATGGAATCCTAGCGCAACATTCTCAGGCTTAGAGCTGCTCATGTCACGCTACCTACTAAGCATAGGCTTGCCATTTGAGCAGTGGATTAGAAAAATTGCAGCATTTGCTGAAAACGAAACTTCTGCTGAGGGATTTTTACAAGCATCAATGCGTGAGTTAGCCGCCTTAAACTGGGTAAGCGGCGTGTCTTGGCACTCTAACGACACCCACCAAGAGATTGGCGAAACCACGCACTTCATCTCCACTTTTAGCTTTCAACAGCTGCATTTAACGCTTTATTCACGCTGGCAATTTACACCTGCCATGTATCTGCACGTGCAACTTCTCACGCAAATCCTAGGTGAGTTTTATGAGGCGAAACGCCGTGAAGAAACCATCAGCCAAAACGCTTACATGCAAAGCTTATATGAAACAGGCTCTAGACTGACGCATGATATCAAGAACATTTTACAGTCGTTAGGCACACTTTCTGCCGCTGCAGAACAGAGCAATCACGCAGAAGATGACGCTAGGCTAGTAGACCTGATCAAGAAGCAACTTCCAAGGCTAAGCCAGCGCCTTTCAAGCACGCTCAACAAGCTTGAGGAACCTGGTATAGAGAAAAAGAACCAAGCCAAAGTTAGCCACTGGTGGAAAAACTTTAAGCAACTTAACGCACACTACCAAGTTCAATTTGAAGCACCTACACACTTACCAAAGACAGACATCGACCCTGATGTATTGGATAGCGTCGTAGATAATTTAATACAAAATGCGCTGGAGAAAGCTAGGCTTGAAGTTGGTATTAACATCAATGTCTGCCTAATGCCATCCAGTCACTTTTGCATAGAAGTCACCGATACTGGCTCAGCTATTCCTAATGAAGTTGCAGAGAAACTATTTAAATCACATGTCAGCTCAAAAAGTGGTTTGGGGGTTGGTTTATATCATGCCGCCCAGCAAGCTGAGAATGCCGGCTACCTATTAAGCCTGACAGATAACGCTAATGGTGAGGTGAGGTTTAGACTTGAAAAAGTAAGTGAATAA
- a CDS encoding prepilin-type N-terminal cleavage/methylation domain-containing protein, which translates to MKRTQAGFTLIELAIVLVIIGLLLGGVLKGQELINSAKAKSIASDFKNAQIFIYGYQDKFRALPGDDAGVVAHVGTGATLATTGGTVGNARIDGVWNSTTLTDESALFWQHVRLAGLATGPTATGDANYLPRNSDNGRIGVQSMGTGFTTITGMTGLYVVCSENIAGRLVKQIDINMDDGNTATGSLRAIVTGTATPVATTAIAEGDPYTVCMSF; encoded by the coding sequence ATGAAAAGAACACAGGCAGGCTTTACGCTAATTGAGTTGGCAATCGTGCTAGTAATTATTGGCCTATTGCTTGGAGGCGTACTTAAAGGGCAAGAGCTGATTAATAGTGCTAAAGCAAAAAGTATTGCGAGTGATTTTAAAAACGCACAAATATTTATTTATGGTTATCAAGATAAATTTAGAGCATTGCCAGGCGATGATGCTGGTGTTGTAGCACATGTGGGCACTGGAGCAACTTTGGCAACGACAGGTGGTACGGTAGGTAATGCGCGTATTGACGGTGTATGGAACTCAACTACATTAACTGATGAGTCTGCTTTGTTTTGGCAGCATGTACGTTTGGCCGGTTTAGCAACAGGTCCTACGGCTACAGGAGATGCTAATTATTTACCTAGAAACTCAGACAACGGTCGGATCGGTGTGCAGAGTATGGGGACTGGATTTACTACAATCACAGGTATGACAGGGTTGTATGTGGTGTGTTCAGAGAATATCGCGGGTCGTTTGGTTAAGCAGATAGACATTAATATGGACGATGGCAATACCGCAACAGGTTCTTTGCGAGCTATTGTTACTGGTACAGCAACTCCAGTGGCAACGACCGCTATAGCTGAGGGTGATCCATACACTGTGTGTATGAGTTTCTAA
- a CDS encoding cytochrome c biogenesis protein ResB, protein MRFAVSLLSVLGVASVIGTVLKQNEPYENYIVKFGQFWFALFEYLGLYDVYHSVWFLVILLFLVVSTSLCIYRNTPSMLKEWRTFKDHATEKSLRAFSHQATFNLTADYAATKQALLQFLNAKGFKYKIKAQEDGSELIAAKAGTHQRWGYIFTHVAMVVILFGGLLDGNLPFKVQEMLGYKRIETLDLPVSKVPAESRMSASNPSFRGNMTLSEGATHNVAFLRVRDGYLVQELPFAVGLKDFRIEHYATGQPKSFESDLVIFDPALKEPITKTISVNHPLTYKGIAIYQSDFQDGGTGLKFNVWNLFSPSEKSHALSGAIFDEGALGEGDDLLRVEYNDFRKFNIINMSPDGKGKPHNVGPNVTYKLRDSRGQAVEYVTYMQPMQIDGKFYFLSGMRETVQEDFRYLRIPADEDLSINGFMGFRAVMLDSSKYQEIAKRIAKKSLGVSDNPEIKKQFELSLVRLLTIFAQGGYSEVAKVIEQSVPEKEREASATTYIKMVNIAAYEAYNMGLQLSNKPLLKNSSETEALMRDSLNAFSDMFFYGAPYYLQLNQFEHKEASGLQLTKSPGQKWVYLGSVILVLGIFSMMYIRERRIWLYLKPSANEVHFAMASNRKNLDFEKEFSLYREQLAGIVS, encoded by the coding sequence ATGCGTTTTGCGGTCAGCTTGCTAAGTGTGTTGGGCGTTGCTTCTGTTATTGGTACTGTGCTTAAGCAAAATGAGCCATATGAGAACTACATTGTAAAATTTGGACAGTTCTGGTTCGCTTTGTTTGAATATCTTGGCTTATATGATGTTTACCATAGCGTTTGGTTTTTAGTGATTCTGTTGTTTTTGGTGGTATCGACCAGTTTGTGTATTTACCGAAACACACCGTCAATGCTTAAAGAGTGGCGCACATTTAAGGACCATGCAACAGAAAAGTCCCTGCGCGCATTTAGTCACCAGGCTACTTTTAATTTAACGGCAGATTATGCGGCTACTAAGCAAGCTCTGTTGCAATTTTTAAATGCAAAAGGTTTTAAATATAAAATCAAAGCACAAGAAGATGGTAGTGAGTTAATCGCAGCTAAAGCTGGTACGCATCAGCGTTGGGGTTACATATTTACGCACGTGGCGATGGTAGTAATTCTATTCGGTGGTTTGCTGGATGGTAATTTGCCTTTTAAAGTGCAGGAAATGTTGGGATACAAGCGAATCGAAACGCTAGATTTGCCTGTTTCAAAAGTGCCAGCTGAGAGCAGAATGTCTGCTAGCAATCCTTCGTTCCGCGGCAATATGACCTTGTCAGAGGGGGCAACGCACAACGTGGCTTTTTTACGCGTGCGTGATGGCTATTTGGTGCAGGAGCTACCGTTTGCTGTTGGTTTGAAAGATTTTCGTATAGAACATTACGCAACAGGTCAGCCAAAGTCATTTGAGAGTGATTTGGTGATTTTTGACCCGGCGTTGAAGGAGCCTATTACTAAAACCATCAGCGTCAATCATCCTTTAACTTATAAGGGTATTGCAATTTACCAGTCAGATTTCCAAGACGGTGGTACTGGCCTTAAATTTAATGTGTGGAATCTGTTTTCTCCAAGCGAAAAATCTCACGCATTATCTGGTGCAATATTCGATGAGGGCGCACTAGGTGAGGGGGATGACCTCTTGCGTGTTGAATATAACGATTTCCGTAAGTTTAATATTATTAATATGTCGCCTGATGGCAAGGGTAAGCCACATAACGTAGGGCCTAATGTCACGTATAAGCTGCGCGATAGCCGCGGTCAGGCTGTTGAGTATGTTACTTATATGCAGCCTATGCAAATTGATGGCAAGTTTTATTTCTTGTCTGGTATGCGTGAAACGGTGCAAGAGGATTTCCGTTATTTGCGCATTCCTGCTGATGAGGATCTTAGTATTAATGGGTTTATGGGTTTTAGGGCGGTGATGCTAGACTCGTCTAAATATCAGGAAATAGCAAAACGCATCGCCAAAAAATCATTAGGGGTTAGTGATAATCCTGAAATCAAAAAACAGTTTGAACTAAGTTTAGTACGATTGTTAACTATTTTTGCGCAAGGTGGCTATAGTGAGGTTGCTAAAGTCATTGAGCAAAGTGTGCCAGAAAAAGAGCGTGAAGCCTCAGCGACTACTTATATTAAGATGGTGAATATCGCAGCTTACGAGGCTTATAACATGGGCTTGCAACTGAGTAATAAGCCTCTGCTGAAAAATAGTTCTGAAACAGAAGCGTTGATGCGTGATAGTCTAAATGCCTTTAGTGATATGTTCTTTTATGGCGCGCCATATTACCTACAGCTTAATCAGTTTGAACATAAAGAGGCTAGCGGTCTGCAACTAACTAAGTCACCAGGCCAAAAATGGGTGTATTTGGGCTCTGTAATCTTGGTGTTGGGTATTTTCTCTATGATGTATATCCGCGAAAGAAGAATTTGGTTGTATCTAAAACCAAGTGCGAACGAAGTGCATTTTGCAATGGCTTCAAATCGTAAGAATCTGGATTTTGAAAAAGAGTTTAGTTTGTACCGCGAACAACTTGCTGGCATTGTTAGCTAA
- a CDS encoding c-type cytochrome, whose product MQFRHLAWLISGLMLGISIHAQAEDSATKSAQQTVNNVCAACHAADGNSAISLNPKLAGQHPEYLQKQLTEFKSGKRANAVMSGMAGALSDEEIKELAVYFSTKPAALAKAKSNGAGSVGEKIYRAGNAATSVPACAACHSPNGAGLPKQFPRLSGQHADYTLAQLKAFRSGERANAPMMMTIAAKMSDAEMAAVADYIQGLR is encoded by the coding sequence ATGCAATTTCGTCATCTAGCTTGGTTGATATCTGGTTTAATGTTGGGGATTTCTATTCATGCGCAAGCAGAAGATTCTGCGACAAAATCTGCACAGCAAACAGTGAACAATGTCTGTGCTGCCTGTCATGCAGCAGATGGAAATAGCGCGATTAGCCTTAATCCTAAATTAGCGGGTCAGCATCCAGAGTACTTGCAAAAACAGTTAACGGAATTTAAATCTGGTAAGCGTGCAAATGCTGTCATGTCAGGCATGGCAGGCGCGTTGTCGGATGAAGAGATAAAAGAGTTGGCGGTTTACTTCTCAACCAAACCAGCTGCCTTAGCTAAGGCTAAATCAAATGGTGCCGGTTCAGTTGGCGAAAAAATTTACCGTGCAGGTAATGCTGCGACTAGTGTGCCAGCTTGCGCGGCTTGTCATAGCCCAAACGGTGCTGGTCTGCCAAAACAGTTTCCACGCTTAAGTGGTCAGCATGCTGATTACACGCTTGCTCAGTTGAAAGCTTTCCGTTCAGGTGAGCGTGCCAATGCGCCAATGATGATGACGATTGCAGCTAAAATGTCAGATGCGGAAATGGCTGCTGTAGCGGATTATATTCAAGGTTTGCGCTAG
- the yihA gene encoding ribosome biogenesis GTP-binding protein YihA/YsxC gives MPLFQNAAFFISAHHLRDLPPASGIEVAFAGRSNAGKSSALNTLANHNRLAFVSKQPGRTQLINFFTLGNDRHLVDLPGYGYAKVPEAMRAHWQNVLARYLGERTSLGGLVLVMDSRHPLTPLDRQMLDWFCPSGKPVHVLLTKSDKLSRGEASLTLNRVRKELIETWGNHYHSECTIQLFSSLKKQGVEEAEKVIGKWLFTEDDTSAETV, from the coding sequence ATGCCTTTATTTCAAAACGCCGCTTTCTTTATATCCGCCCACCATCTGCGCGATTTACCACCTGCCAGTGGCATTGAAGTTGCCTTTGCTGGTCGCTCCAATGCTGGAAAGTCCAGCGCACTTAACACCTTAGCCAACCACAATCGATTAGCGTTTGTGAGTAAGCAGCCTGGACGCACGCAGTTGATTAACTTTTTCACACTGGGCAACGATAGACACCTTGTAGACTTGCCCGGCTACGGCTACGCTAAAGTACCAGAAGCCATGCGCGCGCACTGGCAAAACGTATTAGCGCGCTACTTAGGAGAACGCACTAGCCTAGGCGGCTTAGTGCTGGTCATGGATAGCCGTCACCCGCTTACACCGCTAGACCGCCAAATGCTGGATTGGTTTTGCCCAAGCGGAAAACCTGTACACGTTTTACTGACAAAATCAGACAAGCTGTCACGCGGGGAGGCTTCTTTGACGCTGAATCGGGTGCGCAAGGAATTGATAGAAACATGGGGTAACCACTATCACAGCGAATGCACTATTCAATTATTTTCTAGCCTAAAGAAACAAGGCGTAGAAGAGGCTGAAAAAGTAATTGGCAAATGGCTATTTACTGAAGACGATACTTCAGCTGAAACTGTTTAA
- the ccsB gene encoding c-type cytochrome biogenesis protein CcsB — protein MNNTLDYQQKTLLQRLNWQDWLYALVVVAGSIFAFVKYAHYMDAYEVTFLFGAALLFSYLGWQWKSLGKLVIGVGVISLASIALYQGDQARATEVFFLKFLISSQSAIMWMNVLFVLAMVTYWFALYKRSAFSANVASALTWVAVLFGFVGLMVRWYESYLIGVDVGHIPVSNLYEVFVLFCLITALLYLHYEQKLNTKQLGGFVLLVINAAVGFILWYTFDREAHNIQPLVPALQSYWMKIHVPANFVGYGSFSLAAMVALAYLLASKGVLTSRLPSLEVLDDLMYKAIAIGFAFFTIATILGAMWAAEAWGGYWSWDPKETWALIVWLNYAAWLHLRMVKGLRGPLLAWWSLIGLIITTFAFLGVNMFLSGLHSYGTL, from the coding sequence ATGAACAATACATTGGATTATCAACAAAAAACATTGTTACAACGGTTGAACTGGCAAGACTGGCTTTACGCCTTAGTCGTTGTTGCTGGTTCAATATTTGCCTTTGTTAAATATGCACATTATATGGATGCATATGAGGTTACTTTTCTATTTGGCGCGGCACTACTGTTTAGTTATTTAGGATGGCAGTGGAAGTCGCTAGGTAAATTGGTGATAGGTGTTGGTGTCATCAGTCTTGCCTCTATCGCCTTATATCAAGGGGATCAGGCGCGTGCAACGGAAGTGTTTTTCCTTAAATTTTTAATTTCAAGCCAGTCCGCCATTATGTGGATGAATGTTTTATTTGTGCTTGCAATGGTGACGTATTGGTTTGCTCTATATAAGCGCAGTGCTTTTAGTGCGAATGTGGCTTCCGCTTTAACATGGGTGGCAGTGCTGTTCGGTTTTGTTGGCCTGATGGTGCGCTGGTATGAGTCTTATCTCATTGGTGTAGATGTTGGGCATATTCCAGTAAGCAATCTGTATGAGGTTTTTGTGTTGTTCTGCCTCATTACCGCTTTGTTGTATCTGCACTATGAACAGAAGCTAAATACCAAGCAGTTGGGTGGTTTTGTGTTACTAGTCATCAACGCCGCGGTTGGTTTTATCTTGTGGTATACCTTTGATCGTGAGGCGCACAATATTCAGCCGCTGGTACCAGCGCTGCAAAGTTACTGGATGAAAATTCATGTACCAGCAAATTTTGTGGGGTACGGATCATTCTCTTTAGCGGCAATGGTGGCGCTAGCTTACTTGCTTGCTAGTAAAGGCGTGTTAACTTCGCGTTTGCCTAGTTTGGAAGTGTTAGATGATTTAATGTACAAAGCGATTGCTATTGGGTTTGCCTTTTTTACGATTGCAACCATTTTAGGTGCAATGTGGGCGGCTGAGGCTTGGGGTGGTTATTGGAGCTGGGACCCTAAAGAAACCTGGGCGTTGATTGTTTGGTTAAATTACGCGGCATGGCTACATTTGCGTATGGTTAAAGGCTTGCGCGGCCCGTTATTAGCTTGGTGGTCATTGATTGGTTTGATTATTACGACCTTCGCATTCTTGGGCGTGAATATGTTCTTGAGTGGATTACATTCATACGGTACGTTATAA
- the trmB gene encoding tRNA (guanosine(46)-N7)-methyltransferase TrmB, which yields MNTLNQTEQVQDDAEDLSQRRIRSFVLRQGRLTKGQARALETGFPQFGVNYAPELLDLNAVFKRADSKKILEIGFGMGETTAKIAQVLPDCDFLAAEVHTPGVGALLKLIEENALTNIRVIQHDVVEVLHHMVPDASLDGVHIFFPDPWHKKRHHKRRLIQAEFVKLLCTKLKAGGYLHVATDWQEYAEWVLEVLNAETQLQNTATDYAVKPSYRPLTKFENRGLKLGHGVWDMVFTLK from the coding sequence ATGAATACATTAAATCAAACAGAACAAGTTCAAGACGATGCTGAAGACCTAAGCCAGCGTCGTATCCGCAGTTTCGTGTTGCGCCAAGGGCGTTTAACTAAAGGTCAGGCGCGTGCGCTAGAAACAGGTTTTCCACAATTCGGTGTGAATTACGCGCCTGAGTTGTTAGATCTTAATGCGGTGTTTAAGCGCGCTGACAGTAAAAAGATTCTAGAAATTGGTTTTGGTATGGGGGAAACCACAGCCAAAATTGCCCAAGTGTTACCTGATTGTGATTTCTTGGCCGCCGAGGTACATACGCCAGGCGTGGGTGCATTACTTAAACTTATTGAGGAAAATGCGCTCACAAACATTCGTGTGATTCAGCATGATGTGGTTGAAGTGCTGCATCACATGGTGCCAGATGCCAGCCTAGACGGCGTGCATATCTTTTTCCCTGATCCGTGGCATAAAAAACGCCATCATAAACGACGCTTGATTCAGGCTGAATTTGTAAAGTTGCTATGCACTAAGCTTAAGGCTGGTGGCTATCTGCATGTGGCAACGGATTGGCAGGAGTATGCTGAATGGGTGCTGGAAGTGCTTAATGCGGAAACTCAGTTGCAAAATACGGCAACAGATTATGCGGTCAAACCAAGTTATCGCCCACTAACCAAGTTTGAGAACCGTGGTTTAAAACTTGGACATGGCGTGTGGGATATGGTGTTTACACTTAAATAG